From Juglans regia cultivar Chandler chromosome 6, Walnut 2.0, whole genome shotgun sequence, the proteins below share one genomic window:
- the LOC109012095 gene encoding N-alpha-acetyltransferase 40-like isoform X2, with amino-acid sequence MESKRLPSKHSNNNREKRVKRKEILEKKKAIDECIKSASADKDPLASFLPFRSYDRNGLSVHLKAECGDKLSFPIKQYIMSLLKDNMEEPYGSDWPTEEKVKRREMVVPEARYIFVHETPNECSYRTERERTYTNCIEDKGHIVGFVHYRFTLEEEIPVLYVYELQLEPRVQAKGLGKFLMQLIELVAHKNRMGAVMLTVQKANSLAMNFYLNKLRYVIAAVSPSRVDPLIGVEKSYEILCKTFDHEAKAILEIGDIVQK; translated from the exons ATTCTCGAGAAGAAGAAGGCAATCGATGAGTGTATCAAATCAGCCTCTGCTGATAAAGACCCTCTTGCTTCTTTCCTGCCCTTCCGCAGCTATGACAGAAATG GACTATCTGTACACTTGAAAGCGGAGTGTGGGGATAAGCTCTCCTTTCCTATCAAGCAGTACATTATGAGCCTCCTTAAG GACAATATGGAGGAGCCATATGGATCTGATTGGCCAACAGAAGAGAAGGTCAAGCGCAGGGAAATGGTTGTCCCAGAAGCACGCTATATATTTGTGCATGAGACCCCAAATGAATGTTCCTATAGGACAGAAAGGGAACGGACTTATACGAATTGCATAGAAGATAAGGGACACATTGTTGGGTTTGTACACTACCGCTTTACTCTAGAGGAGGAGATACCTGTTCTTTATGTATATGAATTACAGCTTGAGCCCCGTGTCCAAGCGAAGGGGCTGGGGAAATTTCTAATGCAACTAATTGAGCTTGTTGCTCACAAG AATCGCATGGGTGCTGTGATGCTAACTGTTCAAAAAGCAAACTCATTAGCTATGAACTTCTATCTAAATAAGCTGAG ATACGTAATAGCAGCTGTTTCACCATCAAGAGTTGATCCATTG ATAGGAGTTGAGAAGAGTTATGAAATTCTTTGCAAAACATTTGATCATGAAGCCAAAGCAATCCTGGAG ATCGGTGACATTGTTCAGAAGTAA
- the LOC109012095 gene encoding N-alpha-acetyltransferase 40-like isoform X3, whose translation MESKRLPSKHSNNNREKRVKRKEILEKKKAIDECIKSASADKDPLASFLPFRSYDRNGLSVHLKAECGDKLSFPIKQYIMSLLKDNMEEPYGSDWPTEEKVKRREMVVPEARYIFVHETPNECSYRTERERTYTNCIEDKGHIVGFVHYRFTLEEEIPVLYVYELQLEPRVQAKGLGKFLMQLIELVAHKNRMGAVMLTVQKANSLAMNFYLNKLRIGEQIRNSSCFTIKS comes from the exons ATTCTCGAGAAGAAGAAGGCAATCGATGAGTGTATCAAATCAGCCTCTGCTGATAAAGACCCTCTTGCTTCTTTCCTGCCCTTCCGCAGCTATGACAGAAATG GACTATCTGTACACTTGAAAGCGGAGTGTGGGGATAAGCTCTCCTTTCCTATCAAGCAGTACATTATGAGCCTCCTTAAG GACAATATGGAGGAGCCATATGGATCTGATTGGCCAACAGAAGAGAAGGTCAAGCGCAGGGAAATGGTTGTCCCAGAAGCACGCTATATATTTGTGCATGAGACCCCAAATGAATGTTCCTATAGGACAGAAAGGGAACGGACTTATACGAATTGCATAGAAGATAAGGGACACATTGTTGGGTTTGTACACTACCGCTTTACTCTAGAGGAGGAGATACCTGTTCTTTATGTATATGAATTACAGCTTGAGCCCCGTGTCCAAGCGAAGGGGCTGGGGAAATTTCTAATGCAACTAATTGAGCTTGTTGCTCACAAG AATCGCATGGGTGCTGTGATGCTAACTGTTCAAAAAGCAAACTCATTAGCTATGAACTTCTATCTAAATAAGCTGAG AATTGGTGAGCAGATACGTAATAGCAGCTGTTTCACCATCAAGAGTTGA